The following DNA comes from Brassica oleracea var. oleracea cultivar TO1000 chromosome C5, BOL, whole genome shotgun sequence.
CTGCACTATTCTCTAGCCAAAGCTGCAGCTCTGTCCGAATCTCTCTGAGGTGTCTATATATAGGCTTTGCCTCTGATGCATTACTACTGAGTTTAGATAGCTCAGCTTTCAGGTCATGAACTGCTGTTTGGTACTTCTGTATCTGGTGAACAGATGTGCTGAATCTCAACCAGAACTCGATGTTCTCCTCTAGCACCGCATCTATCTCTCCACGCACTTTTTCTTCCACAGTTGGAATCTTATTTCTTGGAGTGTCTTCAGTAACTTCAAACTTCACCTTAACCTCCTCTTCCTTTGCTCTTTGTGGTGTTCCCTTCACCTCTCCTCCTTGCTGATGATGTGGCGCCATGGAGATTGAAGAGTTAGAGCTATGAGAAACACTCATACTTTGTGCAGAATCCTTTCCAGGCGTTGCAGGTTTCTGACGTAAGAAATGAAACTCAGAATCTTCGCAAGAAACAGCATTCTTGAGCTCTCTCAGCTGCAATGCTAGCTCAAAGAAGCCGTCACGGTTCTTCTTCTCAACTTCACTTAACTTTCTCTTTACTTCTCTATAGTCCTTTAACACCGAAGTGTATTCATCTAATAGAACCTTCTCTCTATCCTCCACGCCGTCTTCAGGTAACAACTGCCTCCAGTTTCTCCTCTCCTCATCTTCTTCTCCCTCTGTGCCAAAACAAGTGCTTTCTGTTTCTGAGTCTTTTATCTCTTCTTTCTCTTCTTGCACAGTCTCTTGAATGGCCTCTTTAATCTCATCTTCACTCTTTATCTCTGTGTCTTCTGAGATTGAATCTAAATCCTTAGAAGGATCTTCTTCCATTTTGACTTCCTGTAACTTTCCGGATAAGTGTTTAGCTGTGCCATTAGCATCAACCAAATGCTTTTGAAGATCATTGTTCTGATCTTCTACTCTTTGGAAGAGGTCTCTAACTTTACTCAGCTCATCTTCAAGCGCTGTTATCCTTTTCTTCATATCTATTGAATCTGAAACAAGGCATGCCTTGTCTTCCTCTACACAACGAATATGTTCATGTAACTCATCAGTGTCTGATCTCAATGTCTTCACCAATGCTGTGTGAGATGAAGCTGTTGTCTCCAGAGACACCACTTTCTCCACAAGCTCATCTATCTTCTCTGCAAACTCTTCATTACTCAGATTCTCAGTCAACTCAACCTCTCTTGATTCCTTTTTAGATTCTTGACCTCTCTTAGCCTCTTGGTTTGTTACCATATTAACCATCTCGAACTTGTTCCTCAGTGCTTCAAACCTCTCTGTTGCAGAAACAATCCTTTCCTTCTCAGTTTCTGCATCTTCGGCAAACCGCTTCTGCGTCTCCTCAAGCTTAGCGATAGTCTCTTTACATGAGGTAAGAGCCGTGCTGGCCACAAGCGTCTTGGCTTCACCGTCTTCGATCTCTGCGCCAACTCCAAACTCATCTTGTAAACTAACAACCCTCTTCTGCATCTCTGTAACCTCATCTTCCAAACTCCAGTACCTTTCGTAAGCCTGCTCGTAAGAGCTCCTCACAAACTCCTTCTCTGTCTGAAGCACCAAGATCCCCTTATGGATTTTATCAATCTCCTCTAGTGCCTCTTCTTTGCTCAATCCTGAACTCACCAGTACACAAGAAGATGCTGAACTTTTAATATCGCCAGGTCCTTTTCTCAACATCAGAGATTGGCTCTTGAACTCTTTCTTGGGAATCTCAGGGACCTCTGGTATGTTAGTTCCACCGGGAATGAGATGAAGAGGCTTAGGTGGTTTCTCAGGGTTGTCATCATCATCATCATCATCGTCGTCGTCGAGAGGAAATGGAACATGTTCAGGAAAAGCGGTAGCGATCATGTGGTTGGCACTTTGAAGCTCTGTGGACAAATGATCATAGCGTTCTGCTAAAGCACGGTATGAACGAAACGCTTCCTCAACGAAATTAACAATCTCAGGCCTCTTGCGGTAGTACATCTCGGCCCTTATCGCAAAAGTGTCTCCATCTTCGTTTATGATCTTCAGTGTGTAATGTACCTTCTCCTCCATATCTATAGGAAAGTTGATAATTCAAGAAACAAACTCAATTAGCGTTTATATTACCCATGTTTCTTTGTATGATATGTGAAACGTTACATAGCCAAAGAACATTGTTTACGTGACCATATATATATCTATAATACCTTGAAGATTGTGTTCGAGCCATTTGGATTGTTTTGTACGGATGTGGCTGGCCCACCACCATGAATATGCATTGCTTGCTGCTCTCTGCAACATCGTTTTCGTTTCTAATGATTAAGAAGACAATGAGGAAGGCTCGAACATGGTCTACTCTTTTGTTTTGTTTTGTTCTCTCATTTCCTATGTTAAATTCACTTGTTTATATGGCATTGGAGTTTCTTTCTAGTGGGTTTCAACTAGAAAACCTAAATTTGGAAGATAGTATATTGTTTTCTAATGTTGTTTAAAACTGCAGTGATTATATTACTATAAATATACTTGTCAGTTGAACTGGTTTGTAACTGATGACAAAACTAACACCGATGGTTAGATTGCATTATTGTTATCGACCACCGACTATTGTTATCGACCACGTCGGTGTCCACTAGGGATGTTAATATGGACTCAACCTAACAGGGTTAGCCCTAACCCTGCAAACCCATTTGTAACCCTAACCCTCATTTTTTAAACAAGATTTAAATAGGGTTGGCCCTAATAGAACCAGGGTTTAAATTCTAACCCTTTTATTTTGATTCACACAACTATTATACAATATTTAATAATGTTTTTCATCAAAAAAAAACTTAAAGTCGAGTTTTCTCGCCAAAAACTGAACAACGAAATTTTCCGTCGAAACCGCAAAATCGAGTTTTCAACTAAAACAACAAAATCGAGTTTTCTCTTCAAACTCGATATTGCGGTTTTAGTTTTGGCGGAAAAACTCGATTTTGCGGTTTCGGCGGAAAAACTCGATTTTGTAGTTTTCGGCGGGAAAACCCGATTTGCCGGTTTCGACAGAAAACTCGTTTTTGCTGTTTCGGCGGAAAAACGCGATTTTGTAGTTTTGGCGGGAAAACTCGATTTGCCGGTTTCGGCGGAAAAAACTCGATTTGCCGGTTTCGGCGGGAAAACTCGTTTTTACAGTTTTGGCGGGAAAACTAGATTTTGCGGTTTTGGCGGGAAAACTCGATTTTGCGGTTTTTGCGGTTTTTGCGGGAAAACTCGATTTTACAGTTTTGGCGGGA
Coding sequences within:
- the LOC106344290 gene encoding protein NETWORKED 2B, with amino-acid sequence MLQRAASNAYSWWWASHIRTKQSKWLEHNLQDMEEKVHYTLKIINEDGDTFAIRAEMYYRKRPEIVNFVEEAFRSYRALAERYDHLSTELQSANHMIATAFPEHVPFPLDDDDDDDDDDNPEKPPKPLHLIPGGTNIPEVPEIPKKEFKSQSLMLRKGPGDIKSSASSCVLVSSGLSKEEALEEIDKIHKGILVLQTEKEFVRSSYEQAYERYWSLEDEVTEMQKRVVSLQDEFGVGAEIEDGEAKTLVASTALTSCKETIAKLEETQKRFAEDAETEKERIVSATERFEALRNKFEMVNMVTNQEAKRGQESKKESREVELTENLSNEEFAEKIDELVEKVVSLETTASSHTALVKTLRSDTDELHEHIRCVEEDKACLVSDSIDMKKRITALEDELSKVRDLFQRVEDQNNDLQKHLVDANGTAKHLSGKLQEVKMEEDPSKDLDSISEDTEIKSEDEIKEAIQETVQEEKEEIKDSETESTCFGTEGEEDEERRNWRQLLPEDGVEDREKVLLDEYTSVLKDYREVKRKLSEVEKKNRDGFFELALQLRELKNAVSCEDSEFHFLRQKPATPGKDSAQSMSVSHSSNSSISMAPHHQQGGEVKGTPQRAKEEEVKVKFEVTEDTPRNKIPTVEEKVRGEIDAVLEENIEFWLRFSTSVHQIQKYQTAVHDLKAELSKLSSNASEAKPIYRHLREIRTELQLWLENSAVLRDELEGRYETLCNIKDEVSRMTSQSGGGTKVNDTEISGYQAAKFHGEILNMKQENKRVSNELQGGLERAQTLRIDVERVVCKLEEGLGMSNAAATRSLSKKTSSSSSSSPRKPRIPLRSFLFGVKLKKYKHQKQPSSIFACVSPSPALNKQCSYLVPPEKLPMSP